A single Xenopus laevis strain J_2021 chromosome 3S, Xenopus_laevis_v10.1, whole genome shotgun sequence DNA region contains:
- the LOC121402054 gene encoding olfactory receptor 11A1-like, with product MLQDNRTFITELYLVGFGDLHNFKIVLFAMILIVYIMALMSNVLVIILVATCKSLHSPMYFFLTQLSLSEVLFTSNIVPNMLRLILVGGGPMSVNGCISQFYLLGVSTIAQCLLLAAMSFDRYVAICRPLHYTSILTSKLQLHIVIFCWTSGFTLALLINIFLRKLQFCHSSIINHFYCDIAPVIELSCSDTSSVKLVTSLVSMPVVLSPFMFIIATYSAIIFTILRIPSNRGRQKAFSTCSSHLIVVSMYYGTLTTIYIVPTGEHSVDANKVLSLLYSSVTPLFNPIIYTLRNQDIRRAIGKFVNDCASKIIV from the coding sequence ATGCTTCAAGATAATCGAACCTTTATCACTGAACTTTATTTGGTTGGGTTTGGGGATCTTCACAACTTCAAAATTGTCTTGTTTGCCATGATTCTGATTGTTTATATTATGGCATTAATGAGTAATGTTCTTGTGATCATCTTGGTTGCTACCTGCAAGAGTCTCCATTCTcctatgtatttttttctcactcaGTTGTCCTTGTCTGAAGTCTTGTTCACCTCCAATATTGTTCCCAATATGCTAAGGCTCATTTTGGTAGGAGGAGGGCCCATGTCTGTAAATGGCTGCATCAGCCAGTTCTATCTCTTAGGTGTCTCCACCATTGCTCAATGCTTGCTTTTGGCTGCCATGTCTTTTGATCGCTATGTGGCTATATGTAGACCCCTTCACTATACTTCTATTTTGACTTCCAAACTGCAACTGCACATTGTAATATTCTGTTGGACCTCTGGTTTCACATTGGCCCTTCTCATTAATATATTCTTACGTAAACTGCAATTCTGTCATTCCAGCATCATTAACCATTTCTATTGTGACATCGCTCCAGTGATAGAACTCTCATGCTCGGACACTTCCTCTGTGAAACTGGTCACTTCTCTTGTGTCTATGCCTGTGGTTCTTTCACCTTTCATgtttattattgctacttataGCGCCATAATTTTTACCATCCTCCGGATTCCCTCAAACCgcgggagacaaaaagccttctccacctgcagctctCATTTGATTGTTGTCTCCATGTATTATGGCACATTGACAACAATATATATAGTCCCAACTGGAGAACATTCAGTGGATGCAAATAAGGTCCTCTCCTTGCTGTACTCTTCAGTCACTCCCTTGTTCAACCCCATCATTTATACCTTGAGAAATCAGGATATAAGAAGGGCCATAGGCAAATTTGTAAATGATTGTGCATCAAAGATTATTGTGTAA